The Actinosynnema mirum DSM 43827 genomic interval GCGCTGCCGTACAAGCGGAAGCTGTTCCGGGAGATCGTGCGGGCCGCCGTGCGCGCCGCCGAGCCCGCGGGCGTTCCGGTGACCGTGAAGTTCCGCATCGGCATCGACGACGAGCACCTCACCTACCTGGACGCGGGCCGCATCGCCGAGGACGAGGGCGCGCAGGCCGTCGCGCTGCACGCCCGCACGGCCGCGCAGCGCTACTCCGGCACCGCCGACTGGTCGGCCATCACCCGGCTGAAGGAGGCGGTGACCTCCATCCCGGTGCTGGGCAACGGCGACATCTTCAGCGCCAGGGACGCCCTCGACATGGTCGCCCGCACCGGCTGCGACGGGGTCGTCGTCGGCCGGGGCTGCCTGGGCAGGCCGTGGCTGTTCGGCGAGCTGCAGGCCGCCTTCCGGGGCGAGCCGCTGCCCGCGCCGCCGACGCTCGGCAAGGTCGCCGACATCCTCTGGCGGCACGGCGCCCTCCTCGCCGACCACCTCGGCGAGGAGAAGGGCGTCCGCGACCTGCGCAAGCACATGGCCTGGTACCTGAAGGGCTTCCCGGTGGGCGGCGACCTGCGCCGGTCGCTGGCGATGGTCAGCACGCTGGCCGAGCTCCAGGACCTGGTCGGCCTGCTCGACCGGACCGCCGAGCACCCCTCCGACGCGGACGGCCCCCGAGGCCGCCAGGGTTCCCCCGCTCGGGTGATCCTGCCGGAGGGCTGGCTGGACGACCCGGAGGACGCCGCGGTGCCCGAGGCCGAGGAGATGCACTCGGGTGGCTGAGCTGGCGCGCGGCGCGGCGCTGCTGGTCGGGGCGCTGCTGGTGGCGGGGTGCTCCGGCGCGGTGGCGGGGACGGCGGTGCCGATCCGGTTGAGCGACTCGGACCGGGGCCTGGTGCGGAACTACTTCGACGACCTCAACTCGGCGGGCGAGCAGGGCGTGGAGAAGCAGCACGCGCTGCTGGAGGAGACCCAGCACCCGGACTACCGCGACTCGGGCTGCCGACCACCCGCCGGGACGATCACCTACCGCCCCGCGATGGGCACGTTGCGCCTGGACAACGAGTGGGCGCCCGCGGACGGCGACGAGGCGCACCCGCGCGGCGTGGTGCTGGTCGTGGCCGTGACGATCACGGTCCACCGGGACGGCGTGGAGGTCGGCTCGCAGATCGGCTCGCAGCACGTCGTGCTGCTGAACGGGCGGGCCTACGGCTTCGCACCGTGCGCCGCGTGACGGTTTTCCGCTGCCCGACCGGGAACGTCACCGTTTCGGAGCAGTGCACGGTCAACCGGTAGAGGGAAATCAACCTCTGACGTGTCCCGCTCGCTCAAGAGCCGCCTCCTAGGAGACGACACCTTGGCAAGTGAGGAGGTGAGCACGATGACCGCACTGCGGCCCGAGGTCGCCGATCCCGATCGGGAGGGCGGCCCCGAGGCGCCAGCGCCCGCTTCCGAGGGCACCGGGCTGGTGCAGCTGCACGAGTCGATCGCGACACTGCTCGCCTCCAGAGGCCAGTGGCGGCAGGCCTACCAGCACCTGCGCTCGGCGTTCGACCTGGTCCACGCGGGGCGCGAGGAGCAGCCGAAGGTGCCGGAGCAGCTGCGCCGCGAGGTGGACCGGCTGCGCAGGGAGCACGCGGAGGCCCGCGAGCAGAGCCTGCGGGACAGCCTGACCGACAGCTACAACCGCCGCTACCTGGACGAGCGCCTGGTCGCGCTGGTCGCCGAGCGGGGCGCCACGACGGGCGGGCTGGCCATCGCGCTGATCGACCTCGACTGGTTCAAGCAGGTGAACGACACGTTCGGGCACCTGCTCGGCGACCGGGTGCTCCAGCGGGTGGTGGAGCTGCTCCAGGCGGAGCTGCCGGAGCACGGGTTCTGCGCCCGCTACGGGGGCGAGGAGTTCGTCATCGTGCTGCCCGACGTGGACGTCACGAGTGCGATCCAGATCACCGAAGCGGCCAGGATGCGTGTCGAGCGTCACGC includes:
- a CDS encoding GGDEF domain-containing protein, which translates into the protein MTALRPEVADPDREGGPEAPAPASEGTGLVQLHESIATLLASRGQWRQAYQHLRSAFDLVHAGREEQPKVPEQLRREVDRLRREHAEAREQSLRDSLTDSYNRRYLDERLVALVAERGATTGGLAIALIDLDWFKQVNDTFGHLLGDRVLQRVVELLQAELPEHGFCARYGGEEFVIVLPDVDVTSAIQITEAARMRVERHAWASLAPGLRVTVSIGLAYEPPAAETPSRPPVAPEQQLLRADSLLYTAKQSGRNAVAYREGGRVRLAGAASGRRGITEPRVSGY
- the dusB gene encoding tRNA dihydrouridine synthase DusB, with the protein product MVGVAAPPPSLKIGRYSVDPAVVLAPMAGITNIAFRQLCREFGSPGSLYVCEMITARAVVERDSKTMEMLAFGPDEHPRSMQLYSVDPVSMSEAVKLITGEDRADHIDMNFGCPVPKVTRKGGGAALPYKRKLFREIVRAAVRAAEPAGVPVTVKFRIGIDDEHLTYLDAGRIAEDEGAQAVALHARTAAQRYSGTADWSAITRLKEAVTSIPVLGNGDIFSARDALDMVARTGCDGVVVGRGCLGRPWLFGELQAAFRGEPLPAPPTLGKVADILWRHGALLADHLGEEKGVRDLRKHMAWYLKGFPVGGDLRRSLAMVSTLAELQDLVGLLDRTAEHPSDADGPRGRQGSPARVILPEGWLDDPEDAAVPEAEEMHSGG